Proteins from a genomic interval of Salinarchaeum sp. Harcht-Bsk1:
- a CDS encoding adenylate kinase, producing the protein MSQPKILLLGAPGAGKGTQSSNLVEEYGVEHVTTGDALRANKDMETEHGTPRSFMEAGELVPDPVVNEIVQAALDDADGFVLDGYPRNLDQAEYLAEITDLDVAAYFEVADEELIDRLTGRRVCEDCGANFHVKYAPPEEEGVCDECGGDLIQRDDDTEETARERLRVFEENTLPVVEFYDEEGDLARIDGEQAPDEVWADLEAAIEDAL; encoded by the coding sequence ATGAGCCAGCCGAAGATCCTGCTGCTTGGTGCACCGGGCGCCGGCAAGGGGACGCAGAGTTCGAATCTCGTCGAGGAGTACGGCGTCGAGCACGTCACGACTGGCGACGCACTCCGCGCGAACAAGGACATGGAGACCGAGCACGGAACGCCTCGCTCGTTCATGGAGGCGGGCGAACTCGTGCCCGACCCGGTCGTCAACGAGATCGTGCAGGCAGCCCTCGACGACGCGGACGGCTTCGTCCTCGACGGCTACCCCCGGAACCTCGACCAGGCGGAGTACCTCGCCGAGATCACGGATCTCGACGTCGCGGCCTACTTCGAGGTCGCTGACGAGGAACTCATCGACCGGTTGACCGGCCGCCGCGTCTGTGAGGACTGCGGTGCGAACTTCCACGTCAAGTACGCGCCGCCCGAGGAGGAGGGCGTCTGCGACGAGTGCGGCGGCGACCTCATCCAGCGGGACGACGATACCGAGGAGACCGCCCGCGAGCGACTCCGCGTCTTCGAGGAGAACACCCTGCCAGTCGTCGAGTTCTACGACGAGGAGGGCGACCTCGCACGCATCGACGGCGAGCAGGCCCCCGACGAGGTCTGGGCGGACCTCGAGGCCGCGATCGAGGACGCGCTGTAG
- a CDS encoding DUF106 domain-containing protein, protein MARTARKVQELVAEGEDMEDALRTVHSVATANGGSVTWEDVDGDLTSGQWGRIIETGLLKSADDGFELTDPDGVSAALDGDADAEVVDLDFSDIPEIDEEAEEAASWSQWDKIAAVGAVMMMVGYYFDPVQNAVGGVIDLALGPLLDVLPFYLVIFAVALLTGLYSSLLMANLMDQETMSVYQDRMSAIQDKRKEAKERGDDEAVEQIQEKQMEMMGDQLGMMKSQFRPMVWVMLLTIPVFLWLWWTIGQGNVGTEGKPDMIMPLAGGVNWNEGIIGPMRAWIVWYIGCSFGFGQILRKTLNIRSSPS, encoded by the coding sequence ATGGCACGGACCGCGCGGAAGGTACAGGAACTCGTCGCGGAGGGCGAAGACATGGAGGACGCCCTCCGGACGGTCCACTCGGTCGCGACCGCCAACGGTGGCAGCGTGACCTGGGAGGACGTCGACGGCGACCTCACGAGTGGCCAGTGGGGTCGCATCATCGAAACGGGGCTCCTCAAGAGCGCTGACGACGGGTTCGAACTCACTGATCCCGACGGCGTCTCCGCTGCGCTCGACGGCGACGCCGACGCGGAGGTCGTGGACCTCGACTTCTCCGACATTCCCGAGATCGACGAGGAGGCAGAGGAGGCAGCCTCCTGGTCGCAGTGGGACAAGATCGCGGCGGTCGGCGCCGTCATGATGATGGTCGGGTACTACTTCGACCCCGTCCAGAACGCTGTCGGCGGTGTCATCGACCTCGCGCTTGGACCGCTGCTCGACGTGCTCCCGTTCTACCTGGTGATCTTCGCCGTTGCACTGCTCACCGGTCTCTACTCCTCGCTCCTGATGGCGAACCTGATGGACCAGGAGACGATGTCGGTCTACCAGGACCGGATGAGCGCCATCCAGGACAAGCGCAAGGAGGCCAAGGAGCGCGGCGACGACGAGGCGGTCGAGCAGATCCAGGAGAAGCAGATGGAGATGATGGGCGATCAGCTCGGGATGATGAAGTCGCAGTTCCGTCCGATGGTCTGGGTCATGCTGCTGACCATCCCCGTCTTCCTCTGGCTCTGGTGGACCATCGGGCAGGGCAACGTCGGCACCGAGGGCAAGCCAGACATGATCATGCCACTCGCCGGCGGCGTGAACTGGAACGAGGGGATCATCGGCCCGATGCGCGCGTGGATCGTCTGGTACATCGGCTGCTCGTTCGGGTTCGGGCAGATCCTCCGAAAGACGCTGAACATCCGGTCCTCCCCGAGCTGA
- the dacZ gene encoding diadenylate cyclase DacZ yields the protein MVEPNELLEEVVREVDGVLLFAPTASYYERFVDAEIDVVVVASENDIDADEFVELPVAFKDVYDRVRFGIEGALEQDLLADGDVVACVSSVFDEELDTVSRVRVDADSTSGVYDLFANTRAEPDVLRSVLELVIELGKKGQKGQPVGALFVVGDAGKVMNKSRPLSYNPFEKSHVHVGDPIVKVMLKEFSRLDGAFVISDAGKIVSAYRYLEPSAEGVDIPKGLGTRHMAAGAITRDTNATAIVLSESDGMVRAFKGGSLVLELDPEEY from the coding sequence ATGGTCGAACCGAACGAGCTGCTCGAGGAGGTCGTCCGGGAGGTCGACGGCGTACTGTTGTTCGCGCCGACGGCGTCCTACTACGAGCGGTTCGTCGACGCGGAGATCGACGTCGTCGTGGTCGCGAGCGAGAACGACATCGACGCCGACGAGTTCGTCGAACTCCCCGTCGCCTTCAAGGACGTCTACGATCGGGTTCGCTTCGGGATCGAGGGCGCGCTCGAACAGGACCTGCTCGCGGACGGCGACGTCGTCGCCTGCGTCTCCTCCGTCTTCGACGAGGAACTCGACACCGTCTCGCGGGTCCGGGTCGACGCGGACTCGACGTCGGGGGTCTACGACCTCTTCGCGAACACCCGGGCGGAGCCGGACGTGCTTCGGTCGGTCCTCGAACTGGTCATCGAACTCGGCAAGAAGGGACAGAAGGGCCAGCCCGTCGGGGCGCTGTTCGTCGTCGGGGACGCAGGCAAGGTGATGAACAAGTCCCGGCCGCTGTCCTACAACCCCTTCGAGAAGAGCCACGTCCACGTCGGCGACCCGATCGTGAAGGTGATGCTCAAGGAGTTCTCGCGGCTGGACGGCGCGTTCGTCATCTCGGACGCCGGGAAGATCGTCTCGGCGTATCGCTACCTCGAGCCCTCCGCGGAGGGCGTGGACATCCCGAAGGGGCTGGGGACCCGGCATATGGCAGCGGGAGCGATCACCCGGGACACCAACGCGACGGCGATCGTCCTCTCCGAGAGCGACGGGATGGTGAGGGCGTTCAAAGGTGGTTCGCTCGTCCTCGAACTGGATCCGGAGGAGTACTAG
- a CDS encoding mechanosensitive ion channel domain-containing protein: MAPTVQLPETEQIPEWLLDWPIVLVSLIVLVGVLAGFLLGRVSRSVLEAAGIPESVEGTAFERTAQSLGTSTVSIVSRLLSWFVYGVTLLAAIFAFQPTDTNWLWQRIVAFIPQVFIALLVVVLGFVVADKAELLVSERLRGVKLPEVSVLPKIVKYSVLYVAFLVALGQIGVATGALLVLLGIYVLGVVLLGAVATKDILSAGAAGIYLLLREPYGIGDRVTIGEREGVVQEVGVLVTHLEDEDAEYVVPNDKVFEHGVRRLRN, encoded by the coding sequence ATGGCACCCACGGTCCAGCTTCCGGAGACGGAGCAGATCCCCGAGTGGCTACTGGACTGGCCGATCGTGCTGGTGTCGCTGATCGTGCTCGTCGGCGTGCTCGCCGGGTTCCTGCTGGGCCGGGTGAGTCGAAGCGTCCTCGAGGCCGCTGGTATCCCGGAGTCCGTCGAAGGGACGGCGTTCGAACGGACGGCACAGAGCCTCGGCACGTCGACGGTGTCGATCGTCTCGCGGCTGCTCTCCTGGTTCGTCTACGGCGTGACGCTCCTCGCCGCCATCTTCGCGTTCCAGCCGACCGATACGAACTGGCTCTGGCAGCGGATCGTCGCGTTCATCCCCCAGGTGTTCATCGCGTTGCTGGTCGTCGTGCTCGGGTTCGTCGTCGCCGACAAGGCCGAGTTGCTGGTCAGCGAGCGCCTCCGCGGCGTCAAGCTTCCCGAGGTCTCCGTGCTGCCCAAGATCGTCAAGTACAGCGTCCTCTACGTCGCTTTCCTCGTCGCACTGGGCCAGATCGGCGTGGCGACGGGGGCCCTGCTCGTGCTGCTCGGGATCTACGTCCTCGGCGTCGTCCTCCTCGGTGCCGTCGCGACGAAGGACATCCTCTCCGCCGGCGCGGCGGGGATCTATCTCCTCTTGCGAGAGCCCTACGGCATCGGCGATCGCGTCACCATCGGGGAACGCGAGGGCGTGGTGCAGGAAGTCGGCGTGCTCGTCACGCACCTGGAAGACGAGGATGCCGAGTACGTCGTTCCCAACGACAAGGTCTTCGAGCACGGCGTCCGTCGCCTGCGGAACTGA
- a CDS encoding acyltransferase, which yields MSDDEAERRHHGLSRHPTTGPRNSLYHWPDAKHPLRVMLNYAVIVLCRISPSLRLKNWLLRRIGVGVGEGVAWGLESTPDVFWPELITVEKHAIVGYDATILCHEFLQEEYRTGEVVVGERAMIGAGAIVLPGVEIGPGAQVAANSLVAEDVPADATVAGVPAEPIATDEAQDLD from the coding sequence GTGAGCGACGACGAGGCCGAGCGCCGCCACCACGGACTCTCGCGCCATCCGACGACGGGGCCGCGCAACTCCCTGTACCACTGGCCGGACGCGAAGCATCCGTTGCGGGTGATGCTCAACTACGCCGTGATCGTCCTGTGTCGGATCTCACCGAGCCTCAGGCTCAAGAACTGGCTGCTCCGCCGGATCGGCGTCGGCGTCGGCGAGGGCGTCGCCTGGGGGCTCGAGTCCACGCCGGACGTGTTCTGGCCGGAACTGATCACCGTCGAGAAGCACGCGATCGTCGGGTACGATGCGACGATCCTCTGTCACGAGTTCCTCCAGGAGGAGTACCGGACCGGGGAGGTCGTCGTCGGCGAACGCGCGATGATCGGAGCGGGGGCGATCGTGCTCCCTGGCGTCGAAATCGGGCCAGGTGCCCAGGTGGCAGCGAATTCGCTCGTGGCGGAGGACGTTCCAGCGGACGCGACGGTTGCAGGCGTCCCCGCCGAACCGATCGCTACCGACGAAGCGCAGGACCTGGACTGA
- the pdhA gene encoding pyruvate dehydrogenase (acetyl-transferring) E1 component subunit alpha, with amino-acid sequence MDAADLLDRPHDDPLTLLSADGELAAGYEPDLTDDELVALYADMRLYRRFDERCVSLQRQGRMGTYAPLAGQEAAQVGTTYAFAPEDWMVYQYREHGIPLSRGVVGGYLQYWMGHEAGNATLADATVLPLNISIGSQVPHAAGLGMAIDYEDDDAVVCCQFGDGATSEGDVHEGLNFASVFDAPVVFVCNNNQWAISVPREDQTASATIAQKAQAYGFRGIQVDGMDPLAVYETTRAAAEQARDPDPALVDEAVGRASKPILIETLTYRYGAHTTADDPSAYRDEAEVERWKELDPIDRMETFLRRTGRLDGDRIDGIESRIEETVAEAIDAAEAVEADPLSMFEHVYEEQPARLGEQHRELATLRERHGDDALTRDE; translated from the coding sequence ATGGACGCCGCGGACCTCCTGGATCGCCCGCACGACGATCCGCTCACGCTGCTCTCCGCCGACGGCGAACTCGCCGCGGGGTACGAGCCAGACCTCACGGACGACGAACTCGTCGCGCTCTACGCCGACATGCGCCTCTACCGGCGCTTCGACGAGCGGTGCGTGAGCCTCCAGCGCCAGGGTCGGATGGGGACCTACGCACCGCTGGCTGGCCAGGAAGCCGCCCAGGTCGGAACGACCTACGCCTTCGCGCCCGAGGACTGGATGGTCTACCAGTACCGCGAACACGGAATTCCACTCTCCCGGGGCGTCGTCGGTGGCTACCTCCAGTACTGGATGGGTCACGAGGCGGGCAACGCCACGCTCGCGGACGCCACCGTGTTGCCGCTCAACATCTCGATCGGTTCGCAGGTCCCCCACGCCGCTGGCCTCGGGATGGCGATCGACTACGAGGACGACGACGCCGTCGTCTGCTGTCAGTTCGGCGACGGCGCGACGAGCGAGGGCGACGTTCACGAGGGGCTGAACTTCGCGAGCGTCTTCGACGCGCCGGTGGTCTTCGTCTGTAACAACAACCAGTGGGCCATCTCGGTCCCGAGGGAGGACCAGACCGCGAGCGCGACGATCGCCCAGAAAGCCCAGGCGTACGGCTTCCGCGGTATCCAGGTCGACGGGATGGATCCCCTCGCCGTCTACGAGACGACGAGGGCCGCGGCCGAGCAAGCCCGTGATCCGGACCCCGCTCTCGTGGACGAGGCGGTCGGCCGCGCGAGCAAACCGATCCTGATCGAGACGCTAACCTACCGCTACGGTGCGCACACCACGGCCGACGACCCGAGCGCGTACCGGGACGAGGCCGAGGTCGAGCGCTGGAAGGAACTGGACCCGATCGACCGGATGGAGACGTTCCTCCGGCGGACGGGGCGTCTCGACGGGGATCGCATCGATGGGATCGAGTCGCGTATCGAGGAGACGGTGGCCGAGGCGATCGACGCGGCGGAGGCGGTCGAGGCCGACCCGCTCTCGATGTTCGAGCACGTCTACGAGGAGCAGCCTGCACGGCTCGGCGAACAGCACCGGGAGTTGGCTACACTCCGCGAGCGACACGGCGACGACGCACTCACCAGAGACGAGTGA
- a CDS encoding cupin domain-containing protein has translation MEVEHFDEDDATEAVDGVHLSLLAGEERMNVQGFAIEPGAVVPEHSHDNEQTGVVYEGELTFLLDDEELVVGPGDTYAIPADEPHGAENRGETTVRGIDVFSPPRTNPSWQE, from the coding sequence ATGGAAGTCGAACACTTCGACGAAGACGACGCGACCGAGGCCGTCGACGGCGTCCACCTCTCGCTGCTCGCCGGCGAAGAGCGGATGAACGTCCAGGGGTTCGCGATCGAACCCGGCGCCGTCGTCCCGGAACACAGCCACGACAACGAGCAGACCGGCGTCGTCTACGAGGGCGAATTGACTTTCCTCCTCGACGACGAGGAGCTCGTCGTCGGTCCCGGCGACACCTACGCGATTCCCGCCGACGAGCCCCACGGCGCGGAGAACCGTGGCGAGACGACCGTTCGTGGCATCGACGTGTTCAGTCCGCCACGGACGAATCCGAGTTGGCAGGAGTAG
- a CDS encoding chemotaxis protein CheC has translation MRVDVKTLGTFNELANRGASSAASSLAQLSDTETSVEVTSADLVPAGDIADRFDDDATFVGVEIGFEGGMEGSIVLVFDRESAGRLLERIVPEHWDDVDATLDRSTVSEVANIMTGGFVDAWANHFDTRLQLGPPTYISGAAGDVIPGSVPTWDDRRTALTFTSQLQAPRDASGDDPASPDAGIDFHIYMFPERSSFAAVVGEAVPEQEFPISIEKLSAFTEMTKRGAGRAADKLSGMTGIQIDVEVGRTTFVPIPEVSRHAPSAQRIGSVAELQAAPGGFIVILFDEHSAINVGDALLPIETSEPGLTDQHRSAIEEIGNIMTSGFIDGWANTLDRKIQHNPPEIVEDTASATLGSLVDRLGPSQEYAFLLDATVRAAGREINCDLYAIPEEHSFRQVLGEMSMPEARTAASDPDALEPAAYDDLK, from the coding sequence ATGCGCGTCGACGTGAAAACGCTGGGCACGTTCAACGAACTCGCGAACCGTGGCGCGAGCAGCGCGGCCAGTTCGCTCGCACAGCTCAGCGACACCGAGACGTCCGTCGAGGTCACGAGCGCCGACCTCGTTCCGGCCGGCGACATCGCTGACCGGTTCGACGACGACGCGACGTTCGTCGGCGTCGAGATCGGCTTCGAGGGCGGCATGGAGGGCTCGATCGTGCTCGTCTTCGACCGCGAGAGCGCCGGCCGACTCCTCGAACGCATCGTCCCGGAGCACTGGGACGACGTCGACGCGACCCTCGACCGCAGCACCGTCAGCGAGGTTGCCAACATCATGACCGGCGGGTTCGTCGACGCCTGGGCCAACCACTTCGACACCCGGCTCCAGCTCGGGCCGCCGACGTACATCTCTGGCGCGGCTGGCGACGTGATTCCCGGGAGCGTCCCGACGTGGGACGATCGACGCACGGCGCTCACCTTCACGAGCCAGCTCCAGGCGCCCCGAGACGCGTCCGGAGACGATCCAGCGTCACCCGACGCCGGTATCGACTTCCACATATACATGTTCCCCGAGCGGAGCTCGTTCGCAGCGGTCGTCGGCGAGGCCGTCCCCGAGCAGGAGTTCCCGATCTCCATCGAGAAGCTCTCCGCGTTCACGGAGATGACCAAGCGCGGTGCGGGCCGGGCCGCCGACAAGCTCAGTGGTATGACGGGAATCCAGATCGACGTCGAAGTCGGCCGGACGACGTTCGTTCCGATCCCGGAGGTCTCCCGCCACGCGCCGTCGGCCCAGCGGATCGGCTCCGTCGCGGAGCTTCAGGCCGCGCCCGGTGGCTTCATCGTCATCCTCTTCGACGAGCACTCTGCGATCAACGTCGGCGACGCCCTGCTCCCGATCGAGACGTCGGAGCCGGGCCTGACCGACCAGCACCGCTCGGCGATCGAGGAGATCGGCAACATCATGACCAGCGGCTTCATCGACGGCTGGGCCAACACGCTCGACCGGAAGATCCAGCACAATCCCCCGGAGATCGTCGAGGACACCGCCTCGGCCACGCTCGGCTCGCTGGTCGATCGACTCGGCCCGAGCCAGGAGTACGCATTCCTCCTCGATGCGACCGTCCGCGCCGCGGGCCGGGAGATCAACTGCGACCTCTACGCGATCCCGGAGGAGCACTCGTTCCGCCAGGTGCTCGGCGAGATGTCGATGCCGGAAGCGAGGACAGCGGCCTCGGACCCGGACGCGCTCGAACCCGCCGCGTACGACGATCTGAAGTGA
- the cheY gene encoding chemotaxis protein CheY, whose amino-acid sequence MPENVMIVDDSDFMRNLLREILDEEHHIVGEAENGVEAVELYREAEPNVVMMDIAMPIRDGIEATAAIKDESPGASVIMCTSVEQEEMMKEAIKAGADGYITKPFQKPNVLEAIDDAVAH is encoded by the coding sequence ATGCCAGAGAACGTGATGATCGTCGACGACTCGGACTTTATGCGAAATCTCCTCCGGGAGATCCTCGACGAGGAACACCACATCGTGGGCGAGGCGGAAAACGGGGTCGAGGCGGTGGAGCTCTACCGGGAGGCGGAGCCCAACGTCGTGATGATGGATATCGCGATGCCGATCCGTGACGGCATCGAGGCGACCGCAGCGATCAAGGACGAATCGCCGGGCGCCAGCGTCATCATGTGTACCTCCGTCGAACAGGAAGAGATGATGAAGGAGGCGATCAAGGCGGGCGCTGACGGGTACATCACGAAGCCGTTCCAGAAGCCGAACGTCCTCGAAGCAATCGACGACGCAGTCGCCCACTGA
- a CDS encoding FlaD/FlaE family flagellar protein, producing the protein MVALDPAPLADAAVAVASPAAVAGSLAALGVLGVTDWILGDDDPPEGADESGGDAGSGMFDEPETAGDGGIAGMGDDDGGDEFAFDDDEGGGDAFDEFDVGGMDDAGGGGSAQVRELEGRVDEIEDELSSISSTVSTVRTENEQISESVDDIEENVRKLLDIYKMVTKGVNPFVDEDGANGFAGGEGASLGLFDQGQDDEEQPGQLDEDVTDANAEEFFDDDFEEDEVPEEDEAPEVEEEEEEDADDTEESMAQSDDAPTDEEGGAKSFDELREEYEDGADWSEEDAAADEEPEAEVGQETEVESETEEEVEPNPVEEPAKIEDEQDTHATEGGVDDEGAADERVDALFEEDDELQAEEPEPEPEPEPAHETGAHQPPAQPASQPAPQPPRTGARQPAMGGAGGEKPYLRELPSGYVSDLLVMEWIEFLVTESSPSGAHRAITYYENVGWIGHRAADQLREFVDGHPEASVDEDEPAGTGALTMDHHTTSLRYVARITGDVQENVLDSWDEGDNRWLHR; encoded by the coding sequence ATGGTGGCGCTCGATCCCGCCCCGCTCGCCGACGCTGCCGTCGCCGTCGCGAGCCCGGCCGCCGTCGCCGGCTCCCTGGCGGCACTCGGCGTGCTCGGCGTCACGGACTGGATACTCGGTGACGACGATCCGCCCGAGGGCGCCGACGAATCCGGCGGCGACGCTGGAAGCGGGATGTTCGACGAGCCCGAGACCGCTGGCGACGGTGGCATCGCCGGTATGGGCGACGACGACGGCGGCGACGAGTTCGCGTTCGACGATGACGAGGGTGGTGGCGACGCCTTCGACGAGTTCGACGTCGGCGGGATGGACGATGCTGGTGGCGGCGGGTCCGCGCAGGTTCGCGAACTCGAGGGGCGCGTCGACGAGATCGAGGACGAACTCTCGAGCATCTCGTCGACTGTATCGACCGTCCGAACGGAGAACGAGCAGATCTCGGAGTCCGTCGACGACATCGAGGAGAACGTCAGGAAACTCCTGGACATCTACAAGATGGTCACCAAGGGGGTCAACCCCTTCGTGGACGAGGACGGAGCCAACGGGTTCGCCGGGGGCGAGGGTGCGTCGCTGGGTCTGTTCGACCAGGGACAAGACGACGAGGAGCAGCCCGGCCAACTCGACGAGGACGTGACGGATGCGAATGCGGAGGAGTTCTTTGACGACGACTTCGAAGAGGACGAGGTGCCGGAAGAGGACGAGGCGCCGGAGGTGGAAGAGGAGGAGGAGGAGGACGCCGACGACACAGAGGAATCCATGGCACAGAGTGACGACGCCCCGACGGACGAGGAGGGTGGTGCAAAGAGCTTCGACGAACTCCGTGAGGAGTACGAGGACGGCGCGGATTGGAGCGAGGAGGATGCAGCGGCCGACGAGGAGCCGGAGGCCGAGGTCGGACAGGAGACCGAGGTGGAATCGGAGACCGAGGAGGAAGTCGAACCCAACCCTGTCGAAGAACCGGCCAAAATCGAAGACGAGCAAGATACGCACGCAACCGAGGGAGGCGTGGACGACGAGGGCGCCGCCGACGAGCGCGTCGATGCACTATTCGAGGAGGACGACGAACTCCAGGCCGAGGAACCGGAACCGGAACCGGAACCGGAGCCCGCCCACGAGACGGGCGCACACCAGCCTCCCGCTCAGCCGGCGTCACAGCCTGCACCACAGCCGCCGCGTACCGGAGCCCGTCAGCCGGCGATGGGCGGCGCTGGCGGAGAGAAGCCGTATCTCCGCGAACTCCCCTCGGGCTACGTATCGGACCTGCTCGTGATGGAGTGGATCGAGTTCCTCGTTACCGAGAGCAGCCCGTCAGGTGCCCATCGGGCGATCACGTACTACGAGAACGTGGGCTGGATCGGCCACCGGGCCGCCGACCAGCTCCGCGAGTTCGTCGACGGGCACCCGGAAGCGTCCGTCGACGAGGACGAGCCGGCCGGGACCGGCGCGTTGACCATGGATCACCACACCACGAGTCTCCGTTACGTCGCTCGCATCACCGGCGACGTCCAGGAGAACGTGCTCGACTCCTGGGACGAGGGCGACAACCGCTGGCTCCACCGCTGA